GGAACTAAGAAGCACTACTCCGATGCAGCAGAAGGCTCTGGACAAGAGCCTCCAGCTGTGTGGCATCCATCAGGACTACCGCTGCTatggttgttgctgctgctgagaaCAGCATTGATCTGGTGCACCGCATTGCAAATATGATTGTTGATAGCCGTTGCACTAGAAAAGTTAAGTTTCGCACCTGGTATAGTGCTGGCTAGAATTTGTATACCAACTGTCAGTAAACAACCAGAAGTAGGACCATTTACTTGATCATCAGAGGAGGATGCTGGCCCATTTTCGCCATTGTTGTTGATGTGATCAGCAGGATAAATGACGAAACCTAATGGTAGAATCGGAAAGTATGATGAATCACCCCCGTTCATTGTTTGTTGAACACTATCAACGTCGATTGTGGTGTATACAACCATACTTCCTAAACTATCGGTACAACTTTCCTGAAGCATCAACTCTACGTTTTGTGCCGAGTTACTTGCTGCCTGCAAATGCATGCAATTAAGATGATTATTAAGCCTACACTTTGCTATTGGTTATAATAGGTCTTAACATTACACTTACGTTTATGCGCAGAAGAGAAATGCAATTCCCTGGATCTGACCCATTGGCAATGTGGGCAATCTCttgtgatgaagttccaccagaaAGAACATCAAGCTGCTTTTGGTTcaatttgagaaaagaaaaccatcaGTAAAACATTTGCACCCCTTGCATGCAGTCAGTCGGGAAACTAGTATTGCAAGTTGTTGTAAGGAGTTGGAATGGCACTACCTGAGATCTGCGGCGTTCATCTCTTAAGAATTCAAAAACTTGCTGATGAGAAAAGGGAAGCCAAGTAGTAGACACAGCACAAAGAATCAGACCACTTGGTTGGCCAGGGTCTATACTTTTTCTAGTTGTAATTCGAACTGTGTCAACTGAGGTTTCAGATAGAACCGTCCATGACTGACCTCCAGAACAACTGATATTGAAGCAAAATGTTCTCATCATTCTATGAGATAATTTCATCAAGTTCTTTCTTGATTCCGAATTTGGTATCACTGTTAATTGACGATACAACAAGGGTTTGTGAAATGTCCACAAAATAAAGAGAACAAAGAAAATGAATGCTGTGGCCATAAATATAacgaagagttgttcaatttaccACCCCCAAGGTCCGAAATATTTCTTGCCATGAGGCTAGCAAACCTTTCACACTGCTGTTGCAAAACGGCTAGCCAACGGTGTGCACCGAAAGCCATACCACTGCTCACAAACTGATTGAATATCTGATGAACTGGTTTATGTTCTAGTTCTGCATGTTCTACCCATATCACCTGCGTAGCACAAAGTAATTAACACTCTTTTTAGATTTGAATTGCATGAAATTGATGCCCCAAATCCCTCAAAAAAATAGGGGCAACCACAACCCAAAAGTTGTACTCAAACCTCACCCTAGAATATCCATTGGGCATATCTTGAATTATACAACCAGAGGGTTTTCTCCGATATCTGAGTGAAGAACTTTGAATGTTGTCAGCATGGAAGTTATCAATGGGGAAATCAACAATAGCCCAAGTCCCTTCTTCAGCATTTTGGTGGCAGTAACGAAGGAATTGAGCCTCACGTGTAGGAATCAAAGGTGTGAGAACTTGAAATTCAGCATGCATCTGCCCAATAAAAATAACAACTGATCAATGAATTGTCATCACATGAATTTAAGTTTAGAGTTTGATGGCATATTGAGATAAATACAATTACCAGATGCAATGAATTGCTGGCATGCCCCAAAACTCCGGTGGAAATAATTTGAACAGTTTTTGCTCTCGAGACAATTGAAGGAAACAACTCCATCCATTTGTTCTGaatgaaaacaaaaagcaaatcaTGAGTAATGCTATTTCCAAAAACCTTGAATTGCACTTTTTCACCAAGTATATTTTCCATATATCTAAAAAAGGACCGCTTTAAGATTATCCCAAATTAGTTGAATACTTACAGCATCTAAAAATGCGTCGACGAGAGTAATGCTGTTCATAAACACAACTGCACTGTCTCTGGTTGCTTCCACCTGGAACTCATTTTCGTGCTGCTTCTGGTTATTATTCATCACTGGCCATGGAAACATTTTTGCGTGCTCTTCAACATTCAACACATCTTTGTTATTGCATCGGATCCAAAGTGGCTCAGCTGCTTGACACATTTTAACAAGTTCATCCATTGCATTCATAGCAAATTGCATCGCCAGTGGCTTCTCTTGATCAAGAATCAGACAACATCCTGCAATTTGTAATTCGTGTTGGTTCTCTGGCATATTACAGCTTGACATCGACATGATGTCCCTGCAGTTCCCCAACTGTGGTTCCTGGAAGTTTCTTGAGTAGATACCCATGTCAAGTTCCAATGATGGTGCAAGATGATGAGGTACATGTCCTAATGCTTGCATCTGTCTAACATTGAATCGTGGTGCAATGCAAGCAAGACGCTCCAGCTGCAAAATCATAGCATTTTCAATGTATTAAGAAATGCTATTATGAGCTACTTTCATACAGGAAAAGGGGTTATTTTCAAATTACTATCAAGATCTAATGTAGGTTATCATATAGCTAGTACGCATCTTACAGTTTTAACCTGCTCACCTTCTAAGAATAGACAATGTAAAGATAAGTATACGTACCTCTTCTTTGAGCCGTGCATTTTCAAGCCTCAGATGTTGTTCATCCAAAGACATCTCTCCCAGAATGGCAGCACCTCCACAATTAGGGCAGCTTACATTCCTTAGAGCAGCTTGTAGGCGATAGTTCTCATTCTTTAGGTTATCATTTTCTGCCCTTAGTATTATGTTATCAGACCGATCTTGTTGTGCCTAACATAATACACACCAGTTTGAATTACACCAATTAAACATTTAAACCATGtaaatttttaaaagaaaaaataataatatcataAAGAAAATCATAGTCTTATTCAACACCCACAGCGCATTTTATCATCAAGCACGATGCGTACTATACAATATTAAAGCACTATTTACTGGTTAATTTTACTGGTGAAGCCATTAAATGAGAGCTTTAAATTTGTAGCCAAGGTAAAGTGAAATGACAGACTGTTTATTGGAAATGATGTTTCTTTTATACACACTCTGATCATCATAAGTAGAGTTCTTAGGGTGCCTCGAAGATAGTTAGAAACTTCAGAGTCGTGAGAGGTTGAACAAAAGTAAGAAAGAAGAATGCTGAAATGCGCGTATATACCTTCATCTGTGTACGTCTGTTTTGAAACCAAAACTTAACTTGCCGTGGTTTCAAACCGAGATCCTGACTTAATCTCATCCTTTGCTTGTCATCTGGATGTGGGCATTCCTTAAACAACCTATAAAACATAAAATGATACATATAAGATTAAAAACAAACAGAAGAAGTGATTTAGAGAGAGAAGTAGAGCATGCAAACTAGACCTAGATATACAGTACGTGAGTAGCACAAGAAGATAGCTGAGAAAGCAGAGATTAAATGTATACGTACGCTTCCATTTCTTGAATCTGACGAGCAGTATGGCGATGATATCgtttctttttagggttttgttgttgCTGATCAGTTTCTTGTAATAAAAGTTCATCATCAGCTGAATTAGTTCCTCCTTGATCATGAATATGTCCACTACCATCAGCAGATCCACTCTCCATATCGTCTTCTTTATTGTTTCCTATTATCATCTGTAATCCAACTTCTTCCTTCTGCAAGGTGTATGTATATACGAGAGGAGAAAATGTAACATAAGAAATGTATCGAGTAAGTTAAGTTCCTTAAAATggagaaaactaaaataaaatatgagtACATAGTGGTTTTTTATTAAGGAAACTTACCGGAATAATTGATGCATAAGGATGGTAACTAGGCACCATACTATTAGACATGAAGTTATAGTTGATattattagggtttcgaattggaGATGAAAATaggtgttgatgatgatgatctggtgctgttgttgatacaatattattattatttcctcctCCACCCATTGATGACATTACTTGACAATCTCCATAcatcttctttctctctctaGTATTTTTGATGAATAACTCAAGAAATTAAGAGGAGAAACAAAGATTTCGTTTCTCTTTCTAGAATCAAACAACAATAAAACCTGTatgatcaacaaaaaaaaaaagatttctcAGTACActcacaagaaaagaaaagaaaaaaaaaagaaagaaaaagaatctaTAATGAAAATAAGATCCCAAaaataactgcacaatatcttcGAGTGAAACTTAATTATTATTAAAACCCATGTTTTAAAAAGACCGAAAATCCCACaagccaaaaagaaaaaaaaaaaaaaaaaaaaaaaactttagaatACCTACTAACCATACGTTTTGatgaaaaacaccttttgagttTAAAAACCaccatgaaaacaaaaaccaaaccaagagatgatgaagagtagagttagagaataTTAAGAGAGTATAGAGTAGATGTAGAAAGATAGAGGAGATGAGAGAAATGAATTGAATACCGTGTCGGTGTTTTCGGAAATGGAGAGGAATAGGTCTGTCGatacttcttcttctccacacTGTCTAAGCTAGGCTGGATTGTCTCAGACACTTGATTTCTCACTCTCTAGAAAAATCAATGAAAAAGTAaaaactctctttttctctctctaaTATCTAGGTCATGCCATAATTACCGTACGGGAGAGACTTTAACTGCGTTaggacaaaagaaaaaaaaaaactgatcaaACGCCAGTAAATCCGTTCTTTTTTCTTACTGTTGAATACACGTGGTGGAGGACTATTGGGGAATAATAACGTTTCCGCATAAGAGAGAATTGAATCAGCAGAAACCAAAGTCAACCTCTTTCTCTTGGTTGGATTGATTGATATATTCAGAAACAAAACTTACTtgcttttttctcttcttctaagGTTTCCATTCAACCTTTGTTGTGGTGGGGTTTATGGACGATATTTTGGTAAAAGTAGTAGTACTAGTACCCCCAGTCTTATATTTGTTTGTCAGCTCATCTCTAATATTTTACCGACGACTCACTTGGTCCGTATGGTtgttactgtttttttttttttttataagaaaagaaattCATTTCATTAAATCTTAGTACAAAGGTCTTTTTCTAGATTTTCTAGAATGTAATTTGGAGGAGTAGTGTACCAAGCATTCATAGACTGATTTCTTGCAGTTTTTGCAATTTTATCTGCCACACTATTAGCATCTCGCTTAACATGAGTGCATTTCCAATTAACAAAACTGCTAAGCAAGCTACGATAGTCCAGGTGCAAATCTTGGATTCCTTTCTGAAGAGCCCACTTTACAGCTTCTAATGCAGCAATTGCTTCTCCTTGTTCCTCATCTGATCCCGAAGTCTGCATTCCTTTGGCTTCAATGAATTGACCTGCACCATTTCTCATTATCAGTCCAATTCCAATGGGTTGCAATTTATTAACAAAGCTGacatcaaaattaatttttatgCTGGGTTCAGTTGGAGGTTCCCAAACTGTAGTATTTGTTTCTGTATCAATCATAGCTGGTCTATTAGATATAGCTGCGGTTTCTACTTCTGTGATAAATATTTTAACAGATACAATGAATTCAGCTGGCCTGAACTGCATGTTATCAAACACTATACAACATCTATTTTTTCAGAGGTACCATAGAGTGCAACTTATTGCTCTCAGATTTTCCTGCACAGTCTCATCATAGAAATTGTTAGAGCTAAAGATGTTTGTTGGCCAATCAATGAGACTATTATTACTGAACATACCTGTGATAGAGTGGTgtggaatggaaaacacacaaaaactcttgcaagtatacaaggccaagtttataatatagggataagaaagggatcagtccacagggagtaggagtgcttaaaagaagttttcctaagctatcaatgggtgcaaagcactatggcagtgagcagtgatggatgaaggcagatacaaagaactaaaacagttaacacaagatggcagcacagcaaggattagatggcagatgatataaaataacaacagcaaggaaccaaggctgtaagccaagggcaggggtgagattgtgcactgacttcagtgcacacagcttcaaaatgcaagaactaagcaaaacagtaaaggaaagtaactaagcagtgaataaaagcagagctggaattgtaagtgactgaagaaaggaattgtggctaagctaatggcttagaatccaccttggtgtcctagccaaacaatgtagttctaggttgaaattaagaccctaagcatacaattggaatggaaagaaaatcagcttgctcaactaatgtgctcctagcattgactgtcttttgacagtacaatcaatcacaagcacacagatgagcactaatctctcccattgctcaagaaaaacaagcattaaggctctaacctagcaatttcatccaacaatgcactaaggcttcatctgagccttagctgcagtaacttagttcatgaaaaacatgttaacagcatcaacattcatcacatatgctaattgaaacaacattctcaacattgaagataaaaatcaaaacatcatataacattcactatcaactgtcatgcaataactgaaattgaaattgtgaaataaaacagaacaaaatgtttttctggctagtccagagatcatccccctctacccctctacatcaccccctatttatatcaccaaatacccaatttttccgaaaccctagaattgaaattagggttttcaatctccgaaatttactcaccaaaactttgaattgacgtcgccccatgtcttctctgcctctctcggttcttctcctgctcccaatcgctacaattgctccctaatttgaggtgttttatcaaccctcacctaggtcagttggtgagagaggttaaagcgcttcgaattagggggatgggtcgtgtcgggtaatgatggagatggtggagttggtggtagttggtgtaggtagtggtggttgtggaagtggaataggtggtggtacggcagggtatggtggttctgttgcagagaggggagaggaagaagaaggtggaggtcgatatgggttagggtagggagctgtttggctaggtcatagggttcgagtattagtgtgttaggcgggtgtatcaagatgtgtgtaccacgagctgaagccgctggatatggagatggtaggtggatcggacggctaagaaagaagcagcttgtagcgaccgtaggatgtaaaatacaacgaagtctacggtgcgagattaggttaggtgttgtagtgtttagcggaatcatcgggatttgatgcacaggcataggagcgaccgtaggatgctgaaatgcttcgatctgacggctgaaatccgagacgggcttggatatagaaaatgggtttgggtgagggttttgggccttgggtatgccaggccctcttctttaagaacaattcttcctcttcaagcccacttctagccttttggtcttgtgcacgacattcttcgcggcttccttgtgtaattcctcccgtcttttcactacttttcttctcttttcgctccgcaattcatccaaactttatttattacctaaaaatgcaaaattaagtaagaaaaatttattcttgaaaacaatgaaaatacagaatatgggataaaatgtagaattactgcgcaaaagatgagttaaatgccaacaaaaagggataaaatatacaatatttggcactcatcaaatacccccaaacctgaattttacttgtcctcaagtaaaacaaaactaaggaaatcctacttaccactgtcgctggtctctcgaatg
The nucleotide sequence above comes from Papaver somniferum cultivar HN1 chromosome 8, ASM357369v1, whole genome shotgun sequence. Encoded proteins:
- the LOC113301974 gene encoding homeobox-leucine zipper protein HDG5-like isoform X2 → MYGDCQVMSSMGGGGNNNNIVSTTAPDHHHQHLFSSPIRNPNNINYNFMSNSMVPSYHPYASIIPKEEVGLQMIIGNNKEDDMESGSADGSGHIHDQGGTNSADDELLLQETDQQQQNPKKKRYHRHTARQIQEMEALFKECPHPDDKQRMRLSQDLGLKPRQVKFWFQNRRTQMKAQQDRSDNIILRAENDNLKNENYRLQAALRNVSCPNCGGAAILGEMSLDEQHLRLENARLKEELERLACIAPRFNVRQMQALGHVPHHLAPSLELDMGIYSRNFQEPQLGNCRDIMSMSSCNMPENQHELQIAGCCLILDQEKPLAMQFAMNAMDELVKMCQAAEPLWIRCNNKDVLNVEEHAKMFPWPVMNNNQKQHENEFQVEATRDSAVVFMNSITLVDAFLDANKWMELFPSIVSRAKTVQIISTGVLGHASNSLHLMHAEFQVLTPLIPTREAQFLRYCHQNAEEGTWAIVDFPIDNFHADNIQSSSLRYRRKPSGCIIQDMPNGYSRVIWVEHAELEHKPVHQIFNQFVSSGMAFGAHRWLAVLQQQCERFASLMARNISDLGGVIPNSESRKNLMKLSHRMMRTFCFNISCSGGQSWTVLSETSVDTVRITTRKSIDPGQPSGLILCAVSTTWLPFSHQQVFEFLRDERRRSQLDVLSGGTSSQEIAHIANGSDPGNCISLLRINAASNSAQNVELMLQESCTDSLGSMVVYTTIDVDSVQQTMNGGDSSYFPILPLGFVIYPADHINNNGENGPASSSDDQVNGPTSGCLLTVGIQILASTIPGAKLNFSSATAINNHICNAVHQINAVLSSSNNHSSGSPDGCHTAGGSCPEPSAASE
- the LOC113301974 gene encoding homeobox-leucine zipper protein HDG5-like isoform X1, encoding MYGDCQVMSSMGGGGNNNNIVSTTAPDHHHQHLFSSPIRNPNNINYNFMSNSMVPSYHPYASIIPKEEVGLQMIIGNNKEDDMESGSADGSGHIHDQGGTNSADDELLLQETDQQQQNPKKKRYHRHTARQIQEMEALFKECPHPDDKQRMRLSQDLGLKPRQVKFWFQNRRTQMKAQQDRSDNIILRAENDNLKNENYRLQAALRNVSCPNCGGAAILGEMSLDEQHLRLENARLKEELERLACIAPRFNVRQMQALGHVPHHLAPSLELDMGIYSRNFQEPQLGNCRDIMSMSSCNMPENQHELQIAGCCLILDQEKPLAMQFAMNAMDELVKMCQAAEPLWIRCNNKDVLNVEEHAKMFPWPVMNNNQKQHENEFQVEATRDSAVVFMNSITLVDAFLDANKWMELFPSIVSRAKTVQIISTGVLGHASNSLHLMHAEFQVLTPLIPTREAQFLRYCHQNAEEGTWAIVDFPIDNFHADNIQSSSLRYRRKPSGCIIQDMPNGYSRVIWVEHAELEHKPVHQIFNQFVSSGMAFGAHRWLAVLQQQCERFASLMARNISDLGGVIPNSESRKNLMKLSHRMMRTFCFNISCSGGQSWTVLSETSVDTVRITTRKSIDPGQPSGLILCAVSTTWLPFSHQQVFEFLRDERRRSQQLDVLSGGTSSQEIAHIANGSDPGNCISLLRINAASNSAQNVELMLQESCTDSLGSMVVYTTIDVDSVQQTMNGGDSSYFPILPLGFVIYPADHINNNGENGPASSSDDQVNGPTSGCLLTVGIQILASTIPGAKLNFSSATAINNHICNAVHQINAVLSSSNNHSSGSPDGCHTAGGSCPEPSAASE